A window from Pseudooceanicola algae encodes these proteins:
- a CDS encoding DegT/DnrJ/EryC1/StrS family aminotransferase, translating to MTEIFTGNFTQQEPIPEEAIEAAVAVMRSGRLHRYNTAPGEAGETALLEQDFAALTGARHALALCSGGHAISTALRAVGVQPGDRVLTNAFTLAPVPGAIAALGAEPVYVGVTEGLVIDLDDLAARADQADVLLLSHMRGHICDMDRLMAICDGAGLIVVEDCAHTMGATWDGTPSGRHGRVGCYSTQTYKHVNSGEGGFLITDDDAVAARAVILSGSYMLYDRHLAAPGPEAFEAVKYDTPNISGRMDNLRAAILRPQLRRLDAQCAAWNARYEVVEAGLRGTPGLTLIDRPAREHFVGSSIQVLLMDWSTAAIGQVLSRCKARGVELKWFGDAEPQGYTSRYDSWRYAAHPPMPGSDRILQGIVDMRLPLTFSLEDCAQVAGIIRAEVGAVWQASNPA from the coding sequence ATGACCGAGATCTTCACCGGAAACTTCACCCAGCAGGAGCCGATCCCCGAAGAGGCGATCGAAGCGGCGGTGGCCGTGATGCGCAGCGGGCGGTTGCATCGCTACAACACCGCGCCGGGCGAGGCGGGGGAAACCGCGCTGCTGGAACAGGACTTCGCCGCGCTGACCGGCGCGCGCCATGCGCTGGCGCTGTGTTCGGGCGGGCATGCGATCTCGACCGCGCTCCGGGCGGTGGGGGTGCAACCCGGCGACCGGGTGCTGACCAACGCCTTCACGCTGGCCCCGGTGCCCGGCGCGATTGCCGCCCTCGGGGCCGAGCCGGTCTATGTCGGCGTCACCGAAGGACTGGTGATCGACCTCGATGACCTTGCCGCCCGCGCCGATCAGGCCGATGTCCTGCTGCTGAGCCATATGCGCGGCCATATCTGCGACATGGACCGCCTGATGGCGATCTGCGATGGCGCCGGGCTGATCGTGGTCGAGGATTGCGCCCATACCATGGGGGCCACCTGGGATGGTACGCCAAGCGGGCGGCATGGTCGGGTGGGTTGCTATTCGACGCAGACCTACAAGCATGTGAATTCCGGCGAAGGCGGGTTTCTGATCACCGATGACGATGCGGTGGCGGCACGGGCGGTGATCCTGTCGGGCAGTTACATGCTCTATGATCGCCACCTTGCCGCGCCGGGACCAGAGGCCTTCGAGGCGGTGAAATACGACACGCCCAATATCTCGGGCCGGATGGACAACCTGCGCGCCGCGATCCTGCGTCCGCAGCTGCGTCGGCTCGACGCGCAATGCGCAGCCTGGAATGCGCGCTACGAGGTGGTCGAGGCGGGCCTGCGCGGCACCCCAGGCCTGACCCTGATCGACAGGCCCGCACGGGAGCACTTTGTCGGGTCTTCCATCCAGGTGCTGCTGATGGACTGGAGCACCGCGGCCATCGGCCAGGTGCTGAGCCGCTGCAAGGCCCGCGGGGTCGAGCTGAAATGGTTCGGGGACGCAGAGCCGCAGGGCTATACCTCGCGCTACGATTCCTGGCGTTACGCGGCGCATCCGCCGATGCCGGGCAGCGACCGTATCCTGCAAGGCATCGTGGACATGCGCCTGCCGCTGACCTTCAGCCTTGAGGATTGCGCCCAGGTCGCCGGCATCATCCGGGCAGAGGTCGGCGCGGTCTGGCAAGCGTCCAACCCTGCGTGA
- a CDS encoding HAD-IA family hydrolase, which translates to MRAVIFDLDGTLADTSGDLLAAANCCFRDMGLGDLLGVADAGTAMRGGRAMLRLGLTRAGQGADEALIDRQYPHLLAAYDQQIALHTHFYPGALEAVQRLKDDGYAVAVCTNKPEALARKLLMELGALDNFDALVGADTLPVRKPDPAPLREAARLAGADPTRCCLVGDSDTDRNTSLAAGVPSILVTFGPSGADMAALTPEVLIGHFDELPAAVAALGL; encoded by the coding sequence ATGCGCGCAGTCATCTTCGATCTGGACGGAACGCTGGCGGATACCAGTGGCGATCTGCTGGCGGCGGCGAATTGCTGCTTTCGCGACATGGGGCTGGGCGATCTGCTGGGCGTGGCGGATGCGGGCACCGCGATGCGCGGCGGTCGGGCCATGCTGCGCCTTGGCCTGACGCGGGCCGGGCAGGGCGCTGATGAGGCGTTGATCGATCGGCAATATCCCCACCTTCTGGCCGCCTACGACCAACAGATTGCCCTGCACACCCATTTCTATCCCGGCGCGCTGGAGGCCGTTCAGCGGCTGAAGGACGATGGCTACGCAGTCGCTGTCTGCACCAACAAGCCCGAGGCGCTGGCGCGCAAGCTGCTGATGGAACTGGGCGCGCTGGACAATTTCGACGCGCTGGTCGGCGCCGATACCTTGCCGGTGCGCAAACCCGATCCCGCCCCGCTGCGCGAAGCGGCGCGCCTTGCAGGGGCCGATCCGACGCGCTGTTGCCTTGTCGGGGACAGCGACACCGATCGCAACACCAGCCTTGCCGCCGGTGTGCCCTCGATCCTGGTGACCTTCGGACCCTCGGGGGCCGACATGGCCGCGCTGACGCCCGAGGTCCTGATCGGCCATTTCGACGAATTGCCCGCCGCTGTTGCCGCCCTCGGGCTCTAG
- a CDS encoding glutathione S-transferase family protein translates to MIVLHHCPGSRSMRVLWLLNELDVPFEMVLHAFDTGLRAPQHLVLSPAGRVPALEMDGDSCFESGAILEILCERYSRRGLGRLTGDLDRPDWLVWVHFAETVTQHVSSLIQQHVICPPQERSEFVMRVETEHLHGCFAAIEGRLSTPVENSDYLLTSGFSAADIAVGQAVWMAQHFTTLDDFPETAAWFQRITERESFRRALPDPGRGIFAQGYYPQPHLSGSV, encoded by the coding sequence ATGATCGTCCTCCACCATTGCCCCGGCTCCCGTTCGATGCGCGTTCTCTGGCTGTTGAACGAGCTTGATGTGCCCTTCGAGATGGTCTTGCATGCCTTCGACACCGGGCTGCGCGCGCCGCAGCACCTTGTCCTGTCACCGGCGGGGCGGGTTCCGGCGCTGGAAATGGATGGCGATTCCTGTTTCGAGAGTGGTGCGATCCTCGAGATTCTGTGCGAACGCTATTCGCGGCGCGGGCTGGGCCGCCTGACCGGGGATCTTGACCGGCCCGATTGGCTGGTCTGGGTGCATTTTGCCGAAACCGTCACCCAGCATGTCTCCTCCCTGATCCAGCAGCATGTCATCTGCCCGCCGCAGGAACGGTCGGAATTCGTCATGCGCGTGGAAACCGAGCATCTGCACGGCTGTTTCGCCGCGATCGAGGGACGGCTGTCCACCCCGGTCGAGAACAGCGACTATCTTTTGACCAGCGGTTTTTCCGCCGCCGATATCGCGGTCGGGCAGGCGGTCTGGATGGCGCAGCACTTTACCACCCTGGACGATTTTCCGGAAACTGCGGCCTGGTTCCAGCGGATCACCGAGCGGGAGAGCTTTCGGCGGGCCCTGCCGGACCCGGGGCGCGGCATCTTCGCGCAAGGGTATTATCCCCAACCGCACCTGTCCGGGTCTGTCTGA
- the glmU gene encoding bifunctional UDP-N-acetylglucosamine diphosphorylase/glucosamine-1-phosphate N-acetyltransferase GlmU, translated as MSTALVILAAGMGTRMNSDLPKVLHEIAGAPMLAHAMLSGLSQEPSRVIVVAGHGAEAVTAAAEEVTPFAQIVLQEAQNGTAHAVDQARAALADFDGDVLVLYGDTPFVRPETLEAMKAARARHDVVVLGFEAADPGRYGRLVMDGQHLDRIVEFKDASEEERRINLCNSGLVCANAELLFDLISAVGDNNASGEYYLTDIVGLARDRGLSAGAVTCDEAETMGINSRAELARAEAAYQARARETALEDGVTLLAPQTVHFAYDTVIGRDSVVEPNVVFGPGVTVESGARIRAFSHLEGCHVSRGGLIGPYARLRPGAELAEDVHIGNFVEVKAARIDRAAKINHLTYIGDAEVGQETNIGAGTITCNYDGVFKHVTRIGARAFIGSSSILVAPVSIGDEAMTAAGSVITRDVEPGALALARPRQETKPGMARKLMEMLRLKKARKAETE; from the coding sequence ATGAGCACGGCACTGGTCATCCTGGCCGCGGGTATGGGCACGCGGATGAATTCGGACCTGCCCAAGGTCCTGCACGAAATCGCCGGGGCGCCCATGTTGGCCCATGCCATGTTGTCGGGCCTGTCGCAGGAACCATCCCGCGTCATCGTCGTGGCCGGGCATGGCGCCGAGGCGGTCACTGCCGCCGCCGAAGAGGTCACGCCCTTTGCGCAGATCGTACTGCAAGAGGCCCAGAACGGCACCGCCCATGCGGTCGATCAGGCCCGCGCCGCCCTGGCGGATTTCGACGGCGACGTGCTGGTGCTTTACGGCGACACACCTTTCGTCCGCCCCGAGACGCTGGAGGCGATGAAAGCCGCGCGCGCCCGTCACGACGTGGTCGTGCTGGGTTTCGAGGCCGCCGATCCGGGTCGCTACGGGCGGTTGGTGATGGATGGTCAGCACCTTGACCGGATCGTCGAATTCAAGGATGCCTCGGAAGAGGAGCGGCGCATAAACCTTTGCAATTCCGGCCTTGTCTGCGCGAACGCCGAGCTTCTGTTCGACCTGATTTCCGCGGTAGGAGACAACAATGCCTCGGGTGAATACTACCTGACGGATATCGTCGGGCTGGCGCGGGACCGGGGCCTGTCGGCCGGGGCCGTGACCTGCGACGAAGCCGAAACCATGGGCATCAATTCGCGCGCAGAACTCGCCCGCGCCGAAGCGGCCTATCAGGCCCGCGCCCGCGAAACCGCGCTGGAGGACGGCGTGACCCTGTTGGCGCCCCAAACCGTGCATTTCGCCTATGACACGGTGATCGGCCGGGATTCCGTGGTCGAGCCCAACGTGGTCTTCGGCCCCGGTGTCACCGTCGAAAGCGGCGCACGCATCCGCGCCTTTTCCCACCTTGAGGGCTGCCATGTCAGTCGCGGCGGGCTGATCGGCCCCTATGCCCGTCTGCGCCCCGGTGCGGAACTGGCCGAGGACGTGCATATCGGCAATTTCGTCGAAGTGAAGGCCGCGCGCATCGACAGGGCGGCGAAGATCAACCACCTTACCTATATCGGGGATGCCGAAGTGGGCCAGGAAACCAATATCGGGGCGGGCACGATCACCTGCAATTACGATGGCGTCTTCAAACATGTGACGCGGATCGGGGCCCGAGCCTTCATCGGCTCGTCAAGCATCCTCGTCGCCCCGGTGTCCATCGGGGACGAGGCAATGACGGCGGCCGGGTCGGTGATCACCCGCGACGTGGAACCCGGCGCCCTGGCGCTGGCTCGCCCCCGACAAGAGACCAAGCCGGGCATGGCCCGGAAGCTGATGGAAATGTTGCGGCTCAAGAAAGCCCGGAAAGCAGAGACGGAATAA
- a CDS encoding NuoB/complex I 20 kDa subunit family protein: protein MTGPNTAGADRDVATQALNRELQDKGFLLTTAEDLINWARTGSLHWMTFGLACCAVEMMHTSMPRYDAERFGIAPRASPRQSDVMIVAGTLTNKMAPALRKVYDQMPEPRYVISMGSCANGGGYYHYSYSVVRGCDRIVPVDIYVPGCPPTAEALLYGIMQLARKIRRTGTLTR from the coding sequence ATGACGGGACCCAACACCGCCGGCGCCGACCGCGATGTCGCCACCCAGGCCCTGAACCGCGAATTGCAGGACAAGGGTTTCCTGCTGACCACGGCCGAGGATCTGATCAACTGGGCCCGGACCGGGTCGCTGCACTGGATGACCTTCGGTCTGGCCTGCTGCGCTGTCGAGATGATGCACACCTCGATGCCGCGCTACGACGCCGAACGCTTCGGCATCGCACCGCGCGCCTCTCCGCGGCAATCCGACGTGATGATCGTCGCAGGCACGCTGACCAACAAGATGGCGCCGGCGCTGCGCAAGGTCTATGATCAGATGCCGGAACCGCGCTACGTGATCTCGATGGGGTCCTGCGCTAATGGTGGCGGCTATTATCATTACAGCTATTCCGTGGTGCGCGGCTGCGACCGGATCGTTCCGGTCGACATCTACGTCCCCGGTTGCCCGCCGACCGCCGAGGCCCTGCTTTACGGCATCATGCAGCTTGCGCGGAAAATCCGCCGCACCGGCACCCTCACGCGGTAA
- a CDS encoding NADH-quinone oxidoreductase subunit C — protein sequence MSEEALKELGAHIEMKRPDCVLAWEISYGELNIDVTPANITGFIEFLRTDGNCRFSSLVDITAVDYPERAKRFDVVYHFLSMYQNQRVRLRVAIREDEMLPSIVTIHPSANWFEREVFDMFGVIFSGHPDMRRLLTDYGFRGYPLRKDFPTTGYTEVRYDEVRKRVVYEPVSLVQEYRQFDFMSPWEGAEYILPGDEKKQEAK from the coding sequence ATGAGCGAAGAAGCCCTGAAGGAACTCGGCGCCCATATCGAGATGAAGCGTCCCGATTGCGTGCTGGCCTGGGAAATATCCTATGGTGAGCTGAACATCGACGTGACCCCGGCCAATATCACCGGGTTCATCGAATTCCTGCGCACTGACGGCAATTGCCGGTTCTCGTCGCTGGTCGACATCACGGCTGTGGACTACCCGGAACGCGCCAAGCGGTTCGACGTGGTCTACCATTTCCTGTCGATGTACCAGAACCAGCGCGTCCGCCTGCGCGTCGCGATCCGCGAGGACGAGATGCTGCCCTCGATCGTCACGATCCACCCCTCGGCCAACTGGTTCGAGCGTGAGGTCTTCGACATGTTCGGCGTCATCTTCTCGGGGCACCCCGACATGCGCCGGCTGCTGACCGACTATGGTTTCCGTGGCTACCCGCTGCGCAAGGATTTCCCGACGACGGGCTATACCGAAGTGCGCTATGACGAGGTGCGCAAGCGCGTCGTCTACGAACCGGTCAGCCTGGTGCAGGAATACCGGCAATTCGATTTCATGAGCCCGTGGGAGGGTGCCGAATACATTCTTCCCGGCGACGAGAAGAAGCAGGAGGCGAAATGA
- a CDS encoding CreA family protein, giving the protein MPAYPTRLRALPLLALLGLASPLAAEQVGEVGVDWVGNDIIIEAVADPKVKGVTCHIAYFDRSFIDRISKGDWFEDPSNSSISCRQTGPIEIGDIDRDEDGEDVFRASRSIILKSLRVKRIWDESNQTLIYLAHAAELTDGSAKLSMSTVPLYSGD; this is encoded by the coding sequence ATGCCCGCCTACCCCACACGGCTTCGCGCCCTGCCCCTGCTGGCCCTGCTTGGCCTCGCCAGCCCCCTCGCTGCCGAACAGGTCGGCGAAGTCGGCGTCGATTGGGTCGGCAACGACATCATCATCGAAGCGGTGGCAGACCCCAAGGTCAAGGGCGTCACCTGCCATATCGCCTATTTCGACCGCAGCTTCATCGACCGGATTTCCAAGGGCGACTGGTTCGAGGATCCGTCGAATTCCTCGATCTCCTGCCGGCAGACCGGCCCGATCGAGATCGGCGACATCGACCGCGACGAGGACGGAGAGGACGTGTTCCGCGCCTCACGCTCGATCATTCTGAAAAGCCTGCGGGTCAAGCGGATCTGGGACGAGAGCAACCAGACCCTGATCTACCTCGCCCATGCGGCGGAGCTGACCGATGGTTCGGCCAAGCTGTCGATGTCGACGGTACCGTTATATTCCGGGGACTGA
- a CDS encoding NADH-quinone oxidoreductase subunit D, producing the protein MDGSKGFDDAQTGEQQIRNFNINFGPQHPAAHGVLRLVLELDGEIVERCDPHIGLLHRGTEKLMESRTYLQNLPYLDRLDYVAPMNQEHAWCLAIEKLTGVEVPRRASLLRVLFCEIGRVMNHLMNVCTQAMDVGALTPPLWGFEHRETLMIFCERASGARLHAAYFRPGGVHQDITDKLIDDIEEWAITFPDFLDDLSELLTENRIFKQRNVDIGVVTEEEILQWGFSGVMVRGSGLAWDLRRSQPYECYDEFDFQIPVGTNGDCYDRYLCRMAEMRESTKIIRQALVKLRDYPGEVLARGKITPPKRGEMKTSMEALIHHFKLYTEGFHVPAGEVYAAVEAPKGEFGVYMVADGTNKPYRAKLRAPGFLHLQAMDHVASGHQLADVAAIIGTMDIVFGEVDR; encoded by the coding sequence ATGGACGGCTCCAAGGGATTCGACGACGCCCAGACCGGCGAACAGCAGATCCGCAATTTCAACATCAACTTCGGCCCGCAGCACCCCGCGGCCCACGGCGTGCTGCGTCTTGTGCTGGAGCTTGACGGTGAGATCGTCGAACGCTGTGACCCGCACATCGGCCTGCTGCACCGTGGCACCGAAAAGCTGATGGAAAGCCGCACCTACCTGCAGAACCTGCCGTATCTCGACCGCCTCGACTACGTGGCGCCGATGAACCAGGAACATGCCTGGTGCCTGGCCATCGAAAAGCTGACCGGGGTCGAAGTGCCGCGTCGTGCCAGCCTGCTGCGCGTGCTGTTCTGCGAAATCGGCCGGGTGATGAACCACCTGATGAACGTCTGTACCCAGGCCATGGATGTCGGCGCGCTGACGCCGCCGCTCTGGGGCTTCGAGCATCGTGAAACGCTGATGATCTTCTGCGAACGGGCCAGCGGGGCGCGTCTGCACGCGGCCTATTTCCGGCCCGGCGGCGTCCACCAGGACATCACCGACAAGCTGATCGACGATATCGAGGAATGGGCGATCACCTTCCCCGATTTCCTTGACGACCTGTCCGAACTGCTGACCGAAAACCGGATCTTCAAGCAGCGGAACGTCGACATCGGCGTCGTCACCGAAGAGGAAATCCTGCAATGGGGCTTTTCGGGCGTGATGGTGCGCGGCTCGGGCCTTGCCTGGGACCTGCGGCGCAGCCAGCCTTACGAATGCTATGACGAATTCGATTTCCAGATCCCGGTCGGGACCAATGGCGATTGCTATGACCGCTATCTTTGCCGCATGGCCGAGATGCGCGAAAGCACCAAGATCATCCGCCAGGCCCTGGTCAAGTTGCGCGACTATCCCGGTGAAGTGCTGGCACGCGGCAAGATCACACCGCCCAAGCGCGGCGAGATGAAGACCTCGATGGAAGCGCTCATCCACCACTTCAAGCTTTATACCGAAGGCTTCCACGTGCCCGCCGGCGAAGTCTATGCAGCCGTCGAGGCGCCGAAGGGCGAATTCGGCGTCTACATGGTTGCCGATGGCACCAACAAGCCTTACCGGGCCAAGCTGCGCGCGCCGGGCTTCCTGCATCTGCAGGCGATGGACCACGTGGCCTCGGGACACCAGCTTGCCGATGTCGCCGCGATCATCGGCACGATGGATATCGTCTTTGGCGAGGTGGACAGATGA
- a CDS encoding NADH-quinone oxidoreductase subunit A: MEEMLREYLPILIFLAVAIVLGLVLILAAVIVAVRNPDPEKVSAYECGFNAFDDARMKFDVRFYLVSILFIIFDLEIAFLFPWAVAFKDISMVGFWSMMVFLGVLTIGFAYEWKKGALEWE, encoded by the coding sequence GTGGAAGAGATGCTGCGGGAATATCTTCCCATTCTCATCTTTCTGGCCGTTGCGATCGTTCTGGGACTTGTCCTGATCCTCGCCGCCGTCATCGTCGCCGTCCGGAACCCGGATCCCGAGAAGGTAAGTGCCTACGAATGCGGCTTCAACGCATTCGACGATGCCAGGATGAAATTCGACGTCAGGTTCTACCTCGTCTCGATCCTCTTCATCATCTTCGATCTCGAGATCGCCTTCCTGTTCCCCTGGGCCGTTGCCTTCAAGGATATCTCGATGGTCGGCTTCTGGTCGATGATGGTCTTCCTCGGCGTGCTGACCATCGGCTTCGCCTACGAATGGAAAAAAGGAGCCCTGGAATGGGAGTGA
- the glmS gene encoding glutamine--fructose-6-phosphate transaminase (isomerizing) yields MCGIIGYLGNHEASPFLVEALKRLEYRGYDSSGIATINNGVLDRRRAVGKLVNLSDVLVHAPLPGKSGIGHTRWATHGEPSEVNAHPHRAGKVAVVHNGIIENFRELRAELSQKGLVPVSETDTETVAMLTALHIQEGLSPVDAVRKTLDRLEGAFALLFLFDGEEDLMIAARKGSPLAIGHGDGENYVGSDALALGPLTDKITYLEEGDWAVVTRHSITIFDREGNVANREMRRVSLDRTQVDKAGHKHFMAKEIAEQPQVIAEAVKHYLGQSGHSITLPDGGLDFTGIDRLVMVACGTAYYACLTAKYWFEQLARLPVEVDVASEFRYREPPVTEGTLALFVSQSGETADTLAALRYCRDKAERIVSVVNVPESSIARESDLALPILAGTEIGVASTKAFSCQLTVLLILALEAARQKGRISEERLESLLSALRGLPATLGNALETDTMAEALSLELAEAQDILFLGRGLMYPLALEGALKMKEISYIHAEAYASGELKHGPIALIDKHVPVVVMAPRDALFEKTVSNMQEVMARGGRVVLISDHAGLEAAQDGIWRSIEMPMVDPVLTPILYALPAQLMAYHTAVAKGTDVDQPRNLAKSVTVE; encoded by the coding sequence ATGTGCGGAATCATCGGCTACCTCGGTAATCACGAAGCCTCTCCCTTTCTTGTCGAGGCCCTAAAGCGGCTGGAATATCGCGGCTACGACAGTTCCGGGATCGCCACCATCAACAACGGCGTGCTGGATCGCCGCCGCGCCGTGGGCAAGCTGGTGAACCTGTCCGACGTGCTGGTTCATGCGCCGCTGCCCGGCAAATCCGGCATCGGCCACACCCGTTGGGCGACCCATGGCGAACCCTCCGAGGTCAACGCCCACCCGCACCGCGCCGGCAAGGTCGCCGTGGTCCACAACGGCATCATCGAGAACTTTCGCGAACTGCGCGCCGAACTGTCGCAAAAGGGCCTGGTCCCGGTAAGCGAGACGGATACCGAAACCGTCGCCATGCTGACCGCCCTGCATATCCAGGAAGGCCTGTCGCCCGTCGACGCGGTGCGCAAGACGCTGGACCGGCTGGAAGGCGCCTTTGCCCTGCTGTTCCTCTTTGACGGCGAAGAGGACCTGATGATCGCCGCGCGCAAGGGCTCTCCGCTGGCAATCGGGCATGGGGACGGCGAAAACTACGTCGGGTCGGATGCGCTGGCGCTTGGGCCACTGACGGACAAGATCACCTATCTGGAAGAAGGTGACTGGGCCGTCGTCACCCGCCATTCGATCACGATCTTCGACCGCGAAGGCAATGTCGCCAACCGCGAGATGCGCCGCGTCAGCCTGGATCGGACCCAGGTCGACAAGGCCGGGCACAAGCACTTCATGGCCAAGGAAATCGCCGAGCAGCCCCAGGTCATCGCCGAGGCGGTCAAGCATTACCTCGGCCAGTCGGGCCACAGCATCACCCTGCCCGACGGAGGACTTGATTTCACCGGCATCGACCGGCTGGTCATGGTCGCTTGCGGCACCGCATATTACGCTTGCCTGACGGCGAAATACTGGTTCGAACAGCTTGCCCGCCTGCCGGTCGAGGTCGATGTCGCCTCGGAATTCCGCTACCGCGAACCGCCGGTGACCGAAGGCACCCTGGCGCTGTTCGTCAGCCAGTCGGGCGAAACCGCCGATACCCTCGCCGCCCTGCGCTATTGCCGCGACAAGGCCGAGCGGATCGTTTCCGTGGTCAATGTCCCCGAAAGCTCCATCGCGCGGGAAAGCGACCTTGCCCTGCCGATCCTCGCGGGTACCGAAATCGGCGTCGCCTCGACCAAGGCGTTTTCCTGCCAGCTGACCGTGCTGCTGATCCTCGCGCTGGAGGCCGCGCGCCAGAAGGGCCGGATCAGCGAAGAGCGACTGGAAAGCCTGCTGTCCGCCCTGCGCGGATTGCCCGCCACCCTGGGCAATGCGCTGGAAACCGACACCATGGCAGAGGCCCTGTCGCTGGAACTGGCCGAGGCCCAGGATATCCTGTTCCTGGGGCGCGGGCTGATGTATCCTCTGGCGCTAGAAGGCGCGTTGAAGATGAAGGAAATCAGCTACATACATGCCGAAGCTTATGCGTCAGGCGAACTGAAGCACGGGCCGATTGCGCTGATCGACAAACACGTGCCGGTGGTGGTCATGGCCCCCCGCGACGCGCTGTTCGAAAAGACGGTGTCCAACATGCAGGAGGTCATGGCGCGGGGTGGACGCGTCGTGCTGATCTCGGATCACGCGGGGCTGGAAGCGGCACAGGACGGCATCTGGCGCAGCATCGAAATGCCGATGGTCGACCCGGTTTTGACGCCGATCCTTTATGCGCTCCCTGCGCAGTTGATGGCCTACCACACCGCCGTCGCCAAGGGCACCGACGTGGACCAGCCCCGCAATCTGGCAAAGTCCGTCACGGTCGAATAG
- the nuoE gene encoding NADH-quinone oxidoreductase subunit NuoE yields MLRRLHHEQPESFAFTEANLKWAEAQISKYPEGRQASAVIPLLWRAQEQEGWLSKPAIEYIATLLGMAEIRVLEVATFYFMFQLQPTGSIANIQICGTTTCMICGAEDLVAVCKEKIAAKPHTLSADGKFTWEEVECLGACANAPMAQIGKDYYEDLTTEGFSDLLDRLAAGEVPVPGPQNGRFSSETAGGPVVLADHVGTGSQYNASVQLAVDLGDTVKRIDGTEVPILTPWLQDAPVKTPSAEEVAEKEPRPAKGEAADDTGVTEQEAKAKTTGNPKTDG; encoded by the coding sequence ATGCTGAGACGCCTGCACCACGAACAGCCTGAAAGCTTTGCTTTCACCGAGGCGAACCTGAAATGGGCCGAAGCCCAGATCAGCAAATATCCCGAAGGCCGCCAGGCCAGCGCCGTGATCCCGCTGCTGTGGCGCGCTCAGGAACAGGAAGGCTGGCTGTCCAAGCCCGCCATCGAATACATCGCGACGCTTCTCGGCATGGCCGAGATCCGTGTGCTGGAGGTGGCGACCTTCTACTTCATGTTCCAGCTTCAGCCGACCGGTTCGATCGCCAACATCCAGATCTGCGGCACCACGACCTGCATGATCTGCGGCGCCGAGGATCTGGTGGCGGTCTGCAAGGAAAAGATTGCGGCCAAGCCCCATACCCTGTCCGCCGATGGCAAGTTCACCTGGGAAGAGGTCGAATGCCTCGGGGCCTGCGCCAATGCGCCGATGGCCCAGATCGGCAAGGACTACTACGAGGATCTGACGACCGAAGGCTTCTCGGACCTGCTGGATCGGTTGGCGGCGGGCGAAGTCCCGGTGCCGGGGCCGCAGAATGGCCGCTTTTCGTCCGAAACCGCAGGTGGGCCGGTGGTGCTGGCCGATCACGTCGGAACCGGGTCGCAATATAACGCCAGCGTCCAGCTGGCCGTTGATCTGGGCGATACGGTCAAGCGGATCGACGGCACCGAAGTGCCGATCCTGACGCCTTGGCTGCAGGATGCACCGGTCAAGACCCCCTCGGCCGAAGAAGTTGCCGAAAAGGAACCGCGCCCTGCCAAGGGCGAAGCGGCGGATGACACCGGGGTGACCGAACAGGAAGCCAAGGCGAAGACCACCGGAAATCCGAAAACCGACGGCTGA
- a CDS encoding DUF5337 domain-containing protein gives MTGNGSKDIGKEMALARKARMVSIVIAATMVIWMAVQFMGGKLGLPPRYAFLFDFAALGALIWALVVTLQIWRQRRDDKG, from the coding sequence ATGACCGGGAATGGTTCCAAGGACATCGGCAAGGAAATGGCCCTCGCGCGCAAGGCGCGGATGGTTTCGATCGTGATCGCCGCCACCATGGTGATCTGGATGGCTGTTCAATTCATGGGCGGCAAGCTGGGGCTTCCGCCCCGCTATGCCTTCCTGTTCGATTTTGCCGCTCTCGGCGCCCTGATCTGGGCTCTGGTTGTGACACTGCAAATCTGGCGGCAGCGCCGGGATGACAAAGGGTAA